The region AATGTTTAAAATTCTCATGTAGTAAATCAAATTCCACACCAAATAAATCAGAACTTCCTTCAATCGTTTTATTTTCTCCCCAAGCAACCACCTCACCTTTTACACTTCTGCACGCACTTCCACTTCCTAAACGCGCTAAAAAAGAAGCTTTGGCGTAAAAATAATCGTCTGAAATAGCAGGATTAATTGCTTTTTCTAAACTCATAATATTCATGGCTAATGCCGCCATTCCTGAAGCCGAAGAAGCAATTCCAGAACTATGTGGAAAAGTGTTTTTAGTATCAATTGTAAAATGATATTCTTTCAAATAAGGACAAAACTTTTCAATTCTTTCTAAAAACTTCTGAATTTTAGGTTTAAAATCTTCTTTAGGTTGTCCTTCAAACAACAAATCAAATGAAAAATCCTGAGCTTCACCTTTTTTCGAAACCTCAACCGAAGTTATAGTTTTACAATTATTTAGTGTAAAGCTAATCGAAGGATTGGCAGGGATTTGTTCGCCATTATCCTTTTTTCCCCAATATTTAACTAAAGCAATATTACTAGGTGCACTCCATGAAAATGAAGCCTTATCTATTGATGAATAATTTGAAAGTATAAAATCTTGTTCTTTGAACATACGTACAATTTTTGGCAAAGATAGAAAAGGAAAATTAGATGTGTGAAGCCAGAAGTCAGAAGTTTTAAATATCTTTGACTAAATTTATTTAAAAATGCAAAAATATCTTCGAATTATTTATTGTGTAACTATATGTTTGGTTATTGGTTTTTTATCTGGAAAAGTCACTCAATCTTCTATCGCTACTTGGTATCCAACTCTTGAAAAACCATTTTTTAATCCACCCAACTGGCTATTTGCTCCTGTTTGGACACTTCTTTACATTTTTATGGGAATTGCTGCTGGATTGGTATGGAATGAAATAAATTCGAAGGAAAAAGAAGTTAAAAGCGCATTGAAATTTTTCATTATCCAATTGGGCTTAAATGCCTTGTGGTCGTATTTATTTTTTGGATTAAACAATGTGTTTTTAGCCGCAATTGAAGTGATATTATTACTATTACTAATTTATGAAACCTATTTAAAGTTCAAACCCATCAATAAAAATGCTGGCTATTTATTAATTCCTTATATGGCTTGGGTTTCATTTGCAAGTGTGTTAACTTGGAGTATTTGGTGGCTAAACCGATAATTAAATATTTTCCGCAACAATAAATCCGCCAGTCCAAGCATTTTGAAAATTGAAACCTCCGGTAATGGCATCAATATTTAAAACTTCACCAGCAAAATAAACATTTGGCAATAGTTTACTTTGCATGGATTTAAAGTTGATTTCTTTTAAATCGATTCCGCCGGCCGTTACAAATTCTTCTTTAAAAGTACTTTTACCGTTAACTTGATAGCTGGCTGCAGTTAATTCTTCGGCCAATTTAACCAGTTGTTTTTTATTTAAATCTGCCCATTTGCTCTCTAATTGAATTCCCGATGCCATTAAAATTGACTCCCACAATCGTTTTGGCAAGGCAAATGGACAAAATTTATCGATGTTTTTCTTGGCGTTTTCCAATTTCAATTCTTGAAGCACTTCCATAACTTCTTCAAAATTTTGGTCTTTCAACCAATTAATTTGAATGCTGAATTGGTAATTTTTATCAAACAACTCACGCGCTCCCCAAGCCGAAAGTCGTAATATTGCCGGACCGCTCATCCCCCAATGAGTAATGAGTAATGGACCTGAAGCAGCTAATTTACTATTCTTCACTTTAACCGAAACTTCAGCAGAAACCCCCATTAAATCTTTAATACGAATATCTTTAATATTAAAAGTAAAAAGTGAAGGAACTGGTGAAACTATTTCATGCCCTAATTGTTGTAATAATTCCCAAATTTTTGGATTACTACCAGTGGCTACCACAATTTTTTCTGCCTGAAATTGGTCTTTTTGCGTTTCAATTTTCCAAACATCTCCTTTATAGAAAAGCGACTGTACACTTTGTGAAGTGTAGACTTTAATTCCTAATTTTTGAACCGCTTTTTCAAAACAATCAATAATAGTTTGAGAGGAATCGGTTACAGGAAACATCCGACCGTCTTCTTCAATTTTTAATTCAACACCATGTTTTTCAAACCATTCAATTGTATCACCTGAACAAAATTGATGAAAAGGACCTTTCAACTCTTTCTCTCCCCGGGGATAAAACTTCACTAAATCATTTGGCACAAAACAAGCATGTGTCACATTACAACGGCCACCACCTGAAATGCGAACTTTAGACAAACATTCTTTGCCTCGTTCTAAAATAGCTACTTTTAACTTAGGGTTTTTCTCCACAATATTAATAGCCGAAAAAAAACCAGCAGCGCCACCGCCTATGATAATAATGTCAAATGATTGCATTTTTTAATTTTTAAGACCTGACACGTTTTTGAAGCCTGTCAGGTCTATTTTTTTTTACAACGTTTCCTTTAACCATTTGAAAAACTCCCCTTGCCAAACCAATGCATTTTGTGGTTTTAACACCCAGTGGTTTTCATCTGGAAATAGTAAAAACTTACTTTTAATTCCTTTTAATTGTGCGGCTTGAAAAGCTTCTTGACCCTGACCAATTGGCACTCGGTAATCTTTTCCACCTTGAATAATTAGAATTGGTGTATTCCAATTGTTTACCAGTTTAATTGGATTGAATTCGTTATACGTCTTTTGCGCTATTTTATTATCTTTTTCCCAATACGCACCACCGGCATCCCAATTGGTAAAGAACACTTCTTCTGTCGTTCCATACATACTTTCTGTATTGAAAATTCCGCAA is a window of Flavobacterium indicum GPTSA100-9 = DSM 17447 DNA encoding:
- the mvaD gene encoding diphosphomevalonate decarboxylase, producing the protein MFKEQDFILSNYSSIDKASFSWSAPSNIALVKYWGKKDNGEQIPANPSISFTLNNCKTITSVEVSKKGEAQDFSFDLLFEGQPKEDFKPKIQKFLERIEKFCPYLKEYHFTIDTKNTFPHSSGIASSASGMAALAMNIMSLEKAINPAISDDYFYAKASFLARLGSGSACRSVKGEVVAWGENKTIEGSSDLFGVEFDLLHENFKHFQDTILLVDKGEKQVSSTVGHNLMHGHPYASRRFEQAHENISLLVDILKIGNVAEFIKIVESEALTLHAMMMTSMPYFILMKPNTLEIINKIWKFRAETNIPVCFTLDAGANVHVLYPNNVKEQVLQFIQSELVGYCQNGQYICDEIGNGSQLIINN
- a CDS encoding TspO/MBR family protein is translated as MQKYLRIIYCVTICLVIGFLSGKVTQSSIATWYPTLEKPFFNPPNWLFAPVWTLLYIFMGIAAGLVWNEINSKEKEVKSALKFFIIQLGLNALWSYLFFGLNNVFLAAIEVILLLLLIYETYLKFKPINKNAGYLLIPYMAWVSFASVLTWSIWWLNR
- a CDS encoding BaiN/RdsA family NAD(P)/FAD-dependent oxidoreductase, giving the protein MQSFDIIIIGGGAAGFFSAINIVEKNPKLKVAILERGKECLSKVRISGGGRCNVTHACFVPNDLVKFYPRGEKELKGPFHQFCSGDTIEWFEKHGVELKIEEDGRMFPVTDSSQTIIDCFEKAVQKLGIKVYTSQSVQSLFYKGDVWKIETQKDQFQAEKIVVATGSNPKIWELLQQLGHEIVSPVPSLFTFNIKDIRIKDLMGVSAEVSVKVKNSKLAASGPLLITHWGMSGPAILRLSAWGARELFDKNYQFSIQINWLKDQNFEEVMEVLQELKLENAKKNIDKFCPFALPKRLWESILMASGIQLESKWADLNKKQLVKLAEELTAASYQVNGKSTFKEEFVTAGGIDLKEINFKSMQSKLLPNVYFAGEVLNIDAITGGFNFQNAWTGGFIVAENI